The sequence CCTTGAGGGTGGCGGGATAAAGATGATCCAAAACTTCCTCGCTGAGGGCCTCCGGGAGGCGATCCGGCGGGATCAGCGCGAGGAGGGTGTACCAATCATACGTTGAAAGCAGCCGGCGAAAGAGGCCGGCACGGTCAATGTGCCCGGCTTTCTCGATATCTCCGCGGAGGAGCCGCGCAAGCTGCTCCGTATCCACATCGGCATCCCAGTAAACATCGGTAAGTAATTTCGGGGACACCATACTAAACTCCATCCTTCGACAAGAAATTGGGGGTCAGGTCTTGCATTTTAGCTTTTTTGCGGTAAAAAAAGTGCTGAGGGAAACATCGTGCTGAGGACTGAGGAAAAGAAAGTACTCAGCACTTAGCTCCGCCCTCTGGATTACATCCAGGAGGCTGTGGCAGTGGGACGGGTTTGAAATAAGTCCCGCTGCTTTCGATTTGCTCGCACCCTACACTCTACGACACCCTACAGATGATCTACGGATGATCGCCGCCTCTCCCCCTTACCTCTTCCTGCAACCGCTTGATCTCCAGTTCCAACTCTTCGTATTCCCGCATCTTCCGCTTGAGGAAGTGGTAGGTCATCCGGCTCTTTTCCTCGATGCCACGGGGGGTCAGATTGTATAAATAACCAATTTTATTGCTTGATTTCCTGAAATTCTCTACCTTTATAAAGCCCTTCCCGATCAGGGCGTTGACGAGGAAGTTCACCTTGCCGAGGCTGATCCCGAGCCGGGAGGAGAGGCCCCGCTGCGTCAGCTCGGGTGATTTGTCAATCTCCCGGAAGATGTGGAGCATCTCTTCCCTTTCAAGTTTATCAAGCATTGGAACGGGCATCTCTTTTCCTATTGGGCTCATGCATTTGTTCGTTACGTGAACACTGGGCAGAGCTTAATCAAATCGCTCCTGGATGTCAAGCAATATCTGATCATGTGAATAAGGACCCGATAGTTTCCTGTATGTCTTCCGCCGCCTTTTGGGGATCTTTTGCTTCTTTAATCGGTCGGCCGACGACAATATAATCGGTGCCGTTTAAAAAAGCCTGTTTTACATCTACGGTTCGCTTCTGATCATCTATATTCGCTACCGGCCTTATGCCCGGCGTCACAATCAGGAGCTGCTCCCCGATATCACGCCTTAAGCGGGGTACCTCCAGACCCGATGAGATCACGCCGTCGCAGCCAATTTTTAAAGCCCTTTTCGCCCGGGAAAAAACCAGTTCTTCTACGTCGCATTTAAAACCCAGGTCTTTCAAATCACCTTCATCCAGACTGGTCAAGGCGGTAACGGCCAGAATCTTAAGTGCGCCTTTTTGTTCCACGGCCGCTTCGAGAATCTTGTCATTTCCATGGACCGTGACAAAATCGGCGCCCCGGTTCCGAAGCTGTTTGACCGCTGATTTGACCGTTTGCGGAACATCAAAGAATTTCAAATCCACGAAGATTTTTTTGCCACGTTCCCGCAGCCACTCGATTAAGGCAAAATAGTCGCCGGCCATGAAAATTTCCAGGCCCAGCTTGTAAAACAGGACGGAATCACCCAGTTTCTCAACCAGCGCCTTCGCCTCCTCGACAGAGGCCACATCCAGGGCGAAAATCAGCCGTTCGCGGGGGGGAATATCTTTTGCCGACAGGAAGGACTTCCCCAACTTACCAGATTGATCTTTATCAGTTTTCACAGCGCTCATATTACACCTCTTTTTGGTTGGAAATCCCCCTCAATCCCCCTTTTCCAAAGGGGGAAATCATCTAACTTTCCCCTCTTTAGTAAAGAGGCCCCAACTCAACAGTTCCCCTCTTTAGTAAAGAGGGGTTAGGGGAGATTTTGGGGGATTTATCGTTTTCCTTCTTCCAGCACCGTCCGGGCGATGGCGAGGGAGTAAGGGGGATCGGCAGCCCCCGCCGCCGCATAGCCCCATTTGGCGAGCGTAATATTATGGGATGTGATCTCGAGACCCGTGATGCAGCGGGGATGGACGCAGGAGCCGGTGTTGTAATAGACTGGTTCGGCCTTTTCCTTCCGGCGGACGCCCGGCGTGCCGATGCCCGACTCCAGGAAGCGCCGCTCCGTGAGGGAGAGGTTGGCGAAGACGGGACGGTGGGTGTGGCCGGCGATAACGATTTTGGCAGTGGCCATTTGGTACAGGGTTTTGTCTATTTCGTCGCAGCGGCCGGGGTTTTCGGCGGCGCGGGTGGGGTCGCCGATCCCGATACGCTGGAGCCTCGCCCATACATGACGGACGATATAGCGGCTTATTTTGGCGCGGAGGCCGGTGCAGATCGGATCAGCCTGATGGCCATGGAGCAGCAGAATGGGCAGCACTCCCTCTTCAGTATGGACCCCTTCCTCTCTTACCCCTTTAGCGCCGGCACTTCTTTCTCGTCCCCCTTTAGCAAAGGGGGAGACAGGGGGATTTGGAACACTTGACCCTGCGAAACCCTGTCCCCCGATCAGGATGGCCTCATGAATCTGGATGTCGGGGAAGAGGGAGCGCAGCGGAGCGGCGTTATCGCACCAATCTGCATCGTGGTTTCCCCAGACCTTGAGGTAACGGGTCTTCGCCGGGTCCGGGTCGTGGAAGCGGTGGAGCAGCTCGTACACGGAGGTGTGGGTAATGTAGATCTGCTCGAAGGAGTCGTTCTCCCAGAGCTCCTCGGCGTCGCCCAGCTCGATGTAGGTGAAACCCTCCTTCAGGTAGTACTCCAGCGCGCACTTGTAGATCAGCGAATTGTGGGCAAATTCATCGGCCGCAGAGCCATCGCCGCGGTGGCAGTCGCTCATGACGATGTATTTACCGTTGGAGGGTACGGTCTTGATGTTGGCGTTGGGAATCAGCATACGTAAAATCTTTGTGGAGCAGTTTGCGATTTCAAATCCCCCTTAATCCCCCTTTACTAAAGGGGGAGAAAAGAGGAGGTGACCCTTCTCGTGTCCCCCTTTGCTAAAGGGGGAAATCTTACTTCCTCTTTGGAAAAGAGAGAGGGGATTAACCGCGTATTCCCCTCTTTAGTAAAGAGGGGCCAGGGGAGATTTGGTTCTAAAATGATCCCTCGATTTCAAATCCCCCTTTTCCAAAGGGGGAAATCATTTTACTTTCCCCTCTTTGGCAAAGAGGGGGTAGGGGAGATTTTCAAGGTTTTGAAGAGACTATTTGTCAGGCGCCTGCTTGCGCATTTGTTCGCCCAGGAGCTGCTGGAGGCTGGCGACAGATTTGCTGTTCGAGGCGCCCTCGACCGTCTTGACGGCAATGTCCTGGGCCTTCTGGTAGGCCGCCTCCAATTGCTTGGTCAGGGCGGTGACCCGCTCGGATTGTTCTTTCGTCGTTTTTTCCAGGGATTCGATGCGGGCCGAAAAGACGTTGCTTTCGCCCTCGGCCCCTTTCTTCAGGAGCTCTTCCTGGCTCTTCGCCTCCGCAATCAGGCGCTCCGAGGTTTCCTTGATCGCCCGGGCTACGGAGGTTTCCAGCTCCTTGGGGAATTGGCTGGCCTGTTTCCGCAGGTCGCTTAGCTCCACCTCTTTGGCGGCGATGGCGGCCTCCCGCGCCTGAAGCTCCCGTTCCAGTTGCTCTTTTTTATCCTTGAGCTCCTTCTCCAGCTTCGCCTTCTCATAGGTATAGCGTTCCGTGGCGGTCTGCTGCTCCCGCTTGAAGGCGTAGTCGAACTCCTCCTTTTCCCGGGTCTGCCTCTTTTTCTCCGCGGCGTCGCGCTCCTTGACGGCGGCGTCATGCTCTTCCTGCTCCTTTTCCCAGGCGGTGCGGGTGCTGTCTATATCCTGCCGGAGGGATTCCTTCTTCTCTTCCATCTCGGCGGTGAATTCCTGGCGCTTCTGATTCTGCGCTTCGATGAGGGCGGCCAAGCTTGTGGCTGTTTTTTCGATTTCGTAGAGTTCCGTAAGCTCCTTTTCCTTGGCGGCAATCGCGTTGCGAACGGCGACAAACCGGCTCACCTCGCCTTCTAACTGGTCGGAAATTCCGGTCAGCGTCTTGCCGATCTCCAGCTTTAGCGCAGCGATCTCCTTGCCGACCCCTTCAGTCGTAGAGTATTCGGCCACCTGCACGGCCTCCTTCGTTTTCTTCTCCTCGATCCTCTTTCCCGGCTTAAGCTCGCCTGCCTGCTTTTCTTCCAGCTCTTTGAGAACGCTGTTATAGGCCAGCAGCATCTCCTGTTTCGTGTTCGTCGTCGTCAACTTTTTGAAATCTTTTTTCCCATCCATAGTTTTATCCTTTCTCTTAGCGTCGGCAGATATTGGTGAATAATTGCGCTTGATCTCTTTGTCCAAATCCCCCTCGATCCCCCTTTACTAAAGGGGGAGAAAAGAGGAAGTGACCTTTCTCATATCCTCCTCTCCTTAGAAAGAGAGGGGAAGACTAACCGCATGTCCCCCTCCTTAGTAAAGAGGGGACTCACCGCGTGATCCCCCTCTTTAGTAAAGAGGGGTTAGGGGAGATTTGGAAGATTTGGGTGATTTCCCTAATCATAACCGGTTCCATATCTCTTCAAGAATCACTTCCAGATTTGTAAAAACATCCCTATCTGAAAATCTTAATACGTTTAGCCCCATTTCAGACA is a genomic window of Deltaproteobacteria bacterium containing:
- a CDS encoding MarR family EPS-associated transcriptional regulator: MLDKLEREEMLHIFREIDKSPELTQRGLSSRLGISLGKVNFLVNALIGKGFIKVENFRKSSNKIGYLYNLTPRGIEEKSRMTYHFLKRKMREYEELELEIKRLQEEVRGRGGDHP
- the pyrF gene encoding orotidine-5'-phosphate decarboxylase translates to MSAVKTDKDQSGKLGKSFLSAKDIPPRERLIFALDVASVEEAKALVEKLGDSVLFYKLGLEIFMAGDYFALIEWLRERGKKIFVDLKFFDVPQTVKSAVKQLRNRGADFVTVHGNDKILEAAVEQKGALKILAVTALTSLDEGDLKDLGFKCDVEELVFSRAKRALKIGCDGVISSGLEVPRLRRDIGEQLLIVTPGIRPVANIDDQKRTVDVKQAFLNGTDYIVVGRPIKEAKDPQKAAEDIQETIGSLFT